The Plasmodium yoelii strain 17X genome assembly, chromosome: 8 DNA window tttttcaatatttaacTTAGTATAGGAtactaaaataatattattacaaagAAAAGTTAcatttatgataattatctaaattaccttaaatagatggttgcttaatacattttagttaaatatatatatatatatatataatgaattttatacaaaaaatgctattcttactaacatctggtataactttattataaaaatatatatacttttataaagaatttaaTGTATATTTCCGTGTATTTATGTTTGAAgataaaaaaggaatatatttatatcttattttttaataattgtccttctaaaacttaaatactgtatatatctaaaaaataaaaatttttattattactataatctttaaaagcatataaataatcattttttaaaatgtattaaatttttatatacttgtttcttataatacataatatagtttttctAAAGTTATAGCATTTTCGAGTTATATGCTCCACTttttatgcaaattatataaatttaatattatttttaattaatatatatggattccaattatattttaacattttcaataactttatttttattcctatatacttcaatttataaatataccttattagatcattttataatatgttttgcacatctttcccacggtttaaaacgacaattagcactgaaaccgcatttataagcttaaataagtcttttaatgcatattatttttaaaataatacttagtaaatattaaatattaacatataaataattattgatgcaaattttaaagtataatagaaaaccaTGTGTATTGGGTTggtatatttacattttagataggagagataagggaagtatgtttttttaagacaatGATATACCCATATAATATTTACCTATTCTATATAGtttaattatgttttatattttctaccaTTAAATCTTTCGGtccatgtatatatattaaaattaatcaTTAAAAATGGCTTAGAATAATTTTCTAAGTATATagtttgcttttatattttataataaactatatttagttttatgatgaaaaactatataattattaatattattttgcttggcagtgttaattctaatattaccGCATTAGATCTtacttaaataaatgttataatattttattttatattatatgcatacaattttaatattatcactcgtttaataatatatatgatgaatTTATACCCACGTACTGTatcaaataaacataatatatttgttcgtatttaattcattatctatttttattactattattattgttactgctatatcactgtatagtacaacggaataattaatgcgattaataaaaatactttaaatcaattagtaatttttttgtttcattgttttaaaatataacattttagaACATATTATCTagcaataacaatatatttgtgaatttgtatatatataataacctaataaaaatattattaattcaaattaaattaattattacatacctTTTCTGTAtactttgcattaatatataattgtatatgtttcCTAAATTTAACGTATTTAGTCTTTGTCCATtgatacaatattatatatataaatattaaaataataacattaattttatgtattaGATTGTTTATAAGCATTAtaacaaactataacattaaattctattaatatacttatattttattttttgactattttaaatataatttatttatacctcaaaatataaaatttacaaattaatagtgattaatctaatgtTATACCTTAtggtaaataaattaaggTGTATAAAtcaacttctattaatactaattaattttaatacaaatgtaaagggaatacaaaaagagaatagtaactacaattaaagtttcaaaaatattgtatatatagtgcgatttttattgtattattaaaaatgttagattcATAAAACATGTTTTATAGATATCGTTGTATTGTCGAATGTCGATTGATATTtcatgcatctatattttatgactacctattatatattggtaatatcTTTAATTAATCTTAAAAACCAACGtattaatatgaatatatattgtaatgtAGATGAATGTTCAAAATGAATCATCTTATAATTCATACCCAGcttcatatataatgctATTATTGCAGTTTGGttgtataatataatttaaattaaagtGATTGTAACACAAATTATAGGCtttctaaataaaattttcgtcaaataaagaaacatattgcGTTATGCATAACTCGATGTACCacatattaacaaattttatataatagtaaTTATGACatagcataatatgaattcatacataaccaatatttatattaatatatccaATAtggacatttttttttaatcatattaaatctatattaacacataattgtatatattataacttatgaaaaaatgttatacaacCCCATTAATATTAGCTTATGTCCCTTCTTGGTTGCATGTTGACTTTTGAACTTTAGCTCGAAATTAAAGGTACGAAAAtggtaaatatatttgatcaGCATTTATAGaccaataaatattatcaaattataaaaaaatgataagaaTATAACCCTAACCCAAAACATCGATTccataaaacaaaattataaccCACAGTACAAAACCCTGATCCAAAATACGAGTTTCCCAAAATGTAACTCTAAACCTGAACCTAACCCCTCAAAATAGCTTATAAGTTTATTAATAAGTGCGTTTAAATTAGTAAATTCAAAAATCattaatacataatatatgtgCATGGAAATAAGGACAAATGAGTTTTTGACAAATGATAAACAAAGACAAATGAGTTTTTGACAAATGATAAACAAAGACAAATGAGTTTTTGACAAATGATAAACAAAGACAAATTAATTACATAACgtgattatatattaaattaaaaaatatataataataaaacaaacaaTTAAATCAAATATCATTATTCTATAGAACGTAAACAAGTGTAACTTTTATGccacaaaatattaaatatactatttttaatcatttaagcaagtataataaaaaaaaataataaagagtggttatatttatatttttcataatttaaaGCGATATTCCCTGACTTTCCGCCAGCTCttaaatagtaaaaaaaccGCCGGTGCAAGTATTAATAGTAATTTCATTGTTCCTAATGCTATCATAGACAACACAGTTATAATAGAGAACACAATCAAACCCTTAAGtaatttttcttcttttttcttcaatttgttattaatttttaattccaTATACTTTTTACTTAATTTAATTCTATAATATTCaagtttaaatttttttttttgagtcctcaattttttttcaaaacttTCCAATTGTTTAAAGTCTTCATGTTCTGATACAGAactattttcatctttttttattattattttatcatgtATTGGCTGTATTGCTAATTCATTATCCCCTTTATTATCAAGctcttttttaaattcttCTATTTCTTTGTGAAGTCCATGAATTAactttttcgtttttttatctacattatttaaatcgGGTAGTGTATTACTTTCTTTATGCTTCTTTATTTGTGAATCTATAATATTTCGAAGGTTTGTTATTTCTTCGTCATCATTGCAGTCATTAAATTGATCTACAAGACTCAAAGTTGATTgataaaaatcatttaaatcGAATTGATTGTCTACATCTGCTAATATCCTattatttctaaattttgttatattccTTTCAAGACATATACTTCTCTCGTTTACAAAGTATAATTCCTacaaagaaataaaatatttattaacacatatataactattttttattgttccTTTAACTTATCGTATGTGTTTTGCCAATATAtgaaacaataatataaggCTAGTGTGAACAAATAAATACGAAAACTATAATGAAatgttattaataataaaataatatgtaaCTTACATTTTTGGCATATTCAAaagaacaaataataattgaaaaaaaaacaaattttaaaatgcTGATTCTCATTTTTAAcgttatttattaaataaaagaaataatatatgtagtttgaaataatgatgataacttgatatttattcaaaaaatagtaatatttaCTGATTGTTTGTTCtaaaatttatgaataaatgatatatctataaaaaacggaatttatttcatttattaactTTTTGCACTTTCTATAGAATTAATTTATGTAATTGTTGTAACAAATTTcgttatattcattaaaagtatttatggatataaatattatattttttttttacaaacaaatattaatttttctctaaaaaatacaacacttttaacattttaattataaaaaatatatatgtatataatataataatttccactaaaatatattttttggaaaTTTGCTGCACAAATAGgcttttaatataatttataatacgTCGGTGTATTTAGTGGCACCgttctaatattttataagctTATATTTTCCTATTATTGTTTACATACGagcaaattaataaatatcaattaaaataataaaatactagATACATGTATATTGTAAATCAATATATGGAAAcatgaaaaataattaacaAAGCACCGTTGctatttacatttaaatggtttataatttattatattttattgttatgcttctccaattttaaatattacttAATAacattctatattttatttttcttcgttttttaaaatatatggtCTCTCCATAGATtggtatgtaataattttatttaaaaatatatctcaGATATACAGcatcaaataaattatttatattaaaatataaaatattcatattttcaaGTATGCCTCGTATAAATTACAACGGAAAATACATGCAAAATCAAAAATTTGTAACAAATTatcaatttattattatatgaaatcAGAAAATGAAATACGCTTAATAACAAATGCTTTATTTTGTCGTATTCATTAAACACGTATTATAGTACctttaatatttaaacattatattgtctttatttttataaatactgtttaaataaaacataaatatggCACATTAGTTATCATAGAACATTTcctcatataaaaaatgtattatatatttttttataaaaatagggTGAATGAGTTTTAAATGACTCTCATATATTAAAGCCCTAATTGTTTGtgttaataaatgaaatgtTGTTTGTTTAGtactatttaaatttatacattttttaaattcgaCTTCAAATATaagttaattaaatttatcatataaacaattgatttttcttttataaacaaaaaaaataaattaataaatggtaCAGGGTCGGCTTGCACaagtttgtatatatttaataatccCACTTTCTCATCAACTCAATTTACAACATTTATCATGTTTTTTCTTtactttcattttttcaaaCACATAAATACTAACATAAAAACTAACGTAAAAATtaccaaaatatataatattttccagtggaaaaatatttttaaaatattatactaatTCCTAAAATAATAgctattaaaataaatatatctttaatgTAACTTCTCtcctttaaataaatttcctCCAAATAGTACTTTGTACTTCTATTCCATTCAAAAGCATTCCTTCATCAGTTTCTTTATTTGTCACTTTATTTATCATTTGGTTCAGGTGGTACTGAGGGGTAAAATCATTTTAAATGTCTTTTTGGTTGAAATCATAGTTTATTTTCTTGCAATTTCCATTATTCTCCCCCCGTTTCTCATATTAAACattgtaattatttaaatcaacGTTCTCTTCTAGGGCCAAATAGACACTTTGGAATCATCTTTCCATATCGATTCCAATATTCGACCAATTGCCCAATAAAGCATTAACCAAAATTAACattaaaatacaaaaagacaTAGTTAAACACATTTACCATTAAGTTATATTAACACGAAATGCAATTCttataatttatcaaaatatatttctttattcgTTTCTTTTCATAGTAATCTTCatcctcattttttttcttacataTTTAGACTTAATGTAAATCTTAAAATCTCTAACTTATTCTATACatatttctaataattagtttcctataaatatttaaaacaattcattaaactaataaatatgatcaaattattaaaaaataaatacaatataatacttagccctaaccccaATGTGGgatccacaacataaaaactatataaaaattatgaaaaaattacttcgaaatagacaatttcttaaaatatatcaaccattattactattcctggaataatcactactcttcgaataatatattaatgatcagtttcttctttatttttttagcttttttcttatatgtttttcagattgtttccgaaatccaaatagcGAATAccaatataaaatgttaagaagcgtaCGATTGTTCGTTaatgtttacatatatataatattttttttaattccttattatttaccgtataagaaactcccaataaaattgctattgcaccaaatatcgataaaactataaataatatgtttcctatcgacgaacttgataaTGTAACTTCAGAAATTTGTGCATAAATTTTTGGTGTTATCTCTGGAATAGATGGAATATTGCTacgtttattttttaaattatcataatcggTTAATAAAATAGACAATATTTGACTATATGCGGTACCTTCAGTATTATAGCCAGTGTTGAGCTCTGTATATTTGTTAACAAACATAGAGCATTATTTAACAGTTTGTTGCCATTTGTATTTGTTgaataattatcataaatattacataatagtttaaatgcatcataaaatttagacatatcttcaatattaatattcaaaaaatcacttttttatttaagaCTTCCTTAAgatttgtatatttattggaatcatttataatttttttatatttattactaCCATTTACATGTttagtataaaaattgtatattttagTGAAAATTCCCTCGGTGATTTGATTTAATTTGTAACTTAACcatgaaataatatatggaaaaaatggattagtattattacgttaatttgtgaaaaaacattatttaggtgtgtatatatgcttttttatgtaataatattactTATTGAATGTATGTATTCCATAAAGAAAATAGACAGCCGATTTCTTAAATTATCAAtagaataattttaaaatcaaTAATATTACTGTTTtgtatatgtaatatagattcatttataatgtatttagGTTATTTTGGTCGTGTAGATGTTATTCCATTGTGTTtgatacaaatatattttgtaaaattatcaataataaaaataagttatGTAACATAATATACGTTAAAAATgcacaattatatattttataaatatgcatataaaatataaacatatgtatataatatgaaattatacgtacataaataataaatattatgattaTAGAAAATGGATCAATCATATTTCAACTATTAATTACTTTTGGAACATGCTTTcacaaattatatacaataatGCAAATAAGTCAAAATATTTTCCATATAAGTAAATATATGAGTCTTCTATTaacaatttataataaacaaattgtatttattttaacatttatataataacctaTAAACTTGAAGTATTAACACGTAAGTGCATATTCGAGGGCCTCCATCTCATCTGTTTCAAATGGAAAACATAAACCAAGACAAAGTATAGCGTATTGGGGCTTTTTATGATTGTAATTTCTGTAATAATCAGTATAAacatctttattatttttatcatttttattagctttatcatctttattatctttattatctttatcatctttattatctttatcaTCAATAGAATcgttattattgttattatttaattgaaTTTTGCTTTTAGTTTctgtatcattttttttgttacttctctttatttttttgatagcACGAATGATTCTATTTCTTAATCCAGACCCCTTAGATCGATAATACAatagaataaatataataatgtatatatgcgGTAATATATATGTCACATGTAAATAATcactattatataattttctaaacattagtttatattttgttttgacAACTTACTTTCTGTTCAGAGCAATGTATTGATACATCCAAAAGGATATACAAGACGATAAAAACTAAACTAAATATccttttattcattttattaataaaaaatgtttccTTGAAGCAATACGCTttagataatatatatgttttattatttttaagtttCCTTTTTATCTATTATTGTTGTAAAACAATAAttctattatttaatattaaattattagaaaTATGTTCTTATAcaatttgtttaattttaatttatataaataatttatttcatatttataaaagtatattataataaagttatatatTGCTTCTATTTTAAAGTATCcacaaatttataaatttgcaattataaattaacaaaatttagtactttatttttatttttaatttaatataaataatataatttattttaaatgcataaaaatatatataacaatttgTTCTAAAtactaaaaatgtatatgtattctgaatattttttgtttgtttgagccgatatattaaatatgacaaaattatttataatatttaaaatataaataaattaatgcaCTAAtcaatatgtatatattatcatataaatatataataactcTTATCACCAGAGATATAAACATGCAAttgataaaatttttatatttatgtttgtTTTTCAAATAACCTATTTTCTAAAAGATtgcattattttaattataaacaaataagtTTATGTAACAAATTCaacttaaaatatattttttgaatattttatataaataagtctttaGTATAATTTAAAGTCTCATTTAGTAATATGTTTGATactttataaatttatatttttctattatcgCTTGTCTACAagtaaattaatatatattaattatggTAATAACATATtagatacatatatattgtaaatcAATATATGCAAAAGTATGCAAAACAATTAACAACCGTTGTTGTTTGCATCTAAATGATTTCTTGTTTTTTATACTTCtaaaatgtttaatattatttaataatattctacattttatttatcacttttttgtaaattttttttttcatagattggtatataataaattttatttatataactatGAATATACAacatcaaatatattatttctattaaaataatataaaatattaatatttttaaatttaattcaaaaaacaatcaattataatattaaatagcaaaaaataatacatatagaaCCAATATATTGAATGAAATaccaatttatttttattccaaataaaaaatgaagtaTACTTAATTCtattaacttttattttcatcatattcATTTAACAGATGCTAAGACatcttttatatttgaacaatacaatattttgacttttataaataataattaaagacaaaaaaatactataattcaattataatagataattccaccatatagaaaaattattttatgttttactATAAAACATGAAATAGAGTCTTAACCTGGCTCCCATTCACgcaaattaatatattaatagacaaatttactatttattattatttaaattaaattataaatataagttaattaaatttatcatataaataatcgccttttcttttataaacaaaaaaatcgaaaaacaaaataaattaagtaTATAGGATCAGACTGCATaagtttgtatatatttaataatcaCATTTTCTCATTGATGCAATTTACGACTTTTTCATCGTTCTTCCTTACTTCCCATTCTTCTCTTCcagttttttatatcatgcatcataattatttaaatcagCGTTCTCTTCTAGAACCAAGTCGATTCCAATGTTTGATCAATTTCCACATAAACCATTAATCACAacttaacaataaaatacacaaaatacatagttcaaaatatttaccattaagttatattaatacaaaatgaattcttataatttttcaaaatatatttctttattgtTCCTTTTGATAGTAATATTCattctcattttttcttaCATATTTAGAATTAATGTAAATCTTAAAATCTCCAACTTATTCTATGCatatttctaataattagtttcctataaatatttaaaacaattcattaagctaataaatataataaaattattaaaaattaaatacaatataatacttaaccctaacccgaatatgggttccataACTTCACcctgacccacaacataaaaactatataaaaattatgcaaaaacacaataaatatgcatatatatttttacattttattggttatataatttaaatattcttataaccttcaaaatttttgatcaaaaattatttccaaatagacaacttcttaacatatattaatcattattaatcttcgaatcatatattattgattcattttcttctttatattttttattttttctcttatttgttgttttttaaatcgtttccgaaacccaaataacgaatactaatataaaatgttaagaagcgtaCGATTGTTCGTTaatgtttacatatatataatattttttttaattccttattatttaccttataagaaactcccaataaaattgctattgcaccaaatatcgataaaactataaataatttgtttgctATCGatgaacttgatgatgtatCGCTACatttatcttttaatttattataatcatttaataAAGTAGACAATAGTTGACTGTATGAATCgtttttagtaatattagAATCTTTCTTAAgttcttcatattttttaataaattcattatcGTCTTTCAAATAATTCTTGCAATTATGATTGTCTTTATcaatttgaatatataagttgcataatgatttaaatgcattataaaatttagatataataCTCTTATccatattcaaaaaataattatttttatctataagatTCTTATAATTACTATAATAATTTCcaccatttatatatacactaaaaaaaaattgtagacTACTGGAGTTACCTGTATTTTTGATTGAgcttaacatataacttaaccatatcataatatattcaacaatattgatgtTACTATTTCCATTACTCTTAAACGAAGAACTTCCCAAGAGAGCATTAAACAAAAACAAACATACAGCATGAATTTTTTCGACATTATTatcacattttatattattacaataGGTTTTGGAACGTTCATCGCTTTTAAATTGATAGTCTTCACTACTCAATGTATCGGGAAAATCTTCCCATACATTCTTGAACTgtttacactaagaaaacatttaaaaacaattattagAAAAGTGTATTAtcgaaaaaattattaaaataaagtttaatcatatttatatataatataatatcaaaacATATAAAGgaaattgttattattaaaaaagcaTATACTATTTCGGCATCCATTATAATggggttttatttttgatttataaattgagtagaatcatgctgtttttatatataatataccaAATATAtgacgcaaatactttaCCCTATATATAGCAaatgtctgtagttaaatatattataattttttttaataattaaattaatatagagtaataaaataatattattattaaagaaaagttttatttctttttatgataattagctaaattacctttAATAGATAGGtgattaataaatttttgattaaatatagatatgatgcattttatacacaAAATggtattcttactaacatctagtataaataactttattataaaaatgtatatatttttataataaattaaaaatatatttccttGTACTTATGTTTGACATAAAAACCTATAACATCTCTTTTTTAGTAAAATTTTTTCTAAAACAAAATACTGTataagttaaaaaaataaaaaattatattgttattataatccttaaaaatatataaatagtcactttttaaatatattaaatttgtatatacttgcttcttataatatataatatagttttttctaaaattataacatttaaaaaataagccctaatatttcttttttaattgcatataaataattttaatattatttttatttaatatagataacttcaaaatatattttaatgaatccaataactttatttttattcctatatacttcaatttataaatgtaccttattgggtaattttataatatattttgcacatcttCTCCACAGgttaaaacgacaattagcattgaccccgtatttataagcttaaataagtctttgaatgcatattgtttttaaaataatacttagtaaatatcaAATGTTAACACATAAATTAGTATTGATGCACATTTTTAAGTATAATggaaaattatatgtattaggttggtatattgcactttgagaggagagagataagatatctttgctcttttaatatataaatttagataatatTCGCTAATTGTTCTGTATAgttaattttatcttatatattttattgttatagttatcaatgtatatacattcaagtaacttattaaaaattctatattttataaattctatggtaaaataatgataatataatacacgTTAATATGGAACAATAAAATGACATTTAACATTAATTGGgtctttaacaaatatataatgtattgttatgtcttttcgataaaattaatatttaattatatgaagtttccacaataaaacagtatttcaatattaattattggtaatttactatattatatg harbors:
- a CDS encoding fam-b protein; the protein is MRISILKFVFFSIIICSFEYAKNELYFVNERSICLERNITKFRNNRILADVDNQFDLNDFYQSTLSLVDQFNDCNDDEEITNLRNIIDSQIKKHKESNTLPDLNNVDKKTKKLIHGLHKEIEEFKKELDNKGDNELAIQPIHDKIIIKKDENSSVSEHEDFKQLESFEKKLRTQKKKFKLEYYRIKLSKKYMELKINNKLKKKEEKLLKGLIVFSIITVLSMIALGTMKLLLILAPAVFLLFKSWRKVREYRFKL
- a CDS encoding fam-c protein; protein product: MNKRIFSLVFIVLYILLDVSIHCSEQKGSGLRNRIIRAIKKIKRSNKKNDTETKSKIQLNNNNNNDSIDDKDNKDDKDNKDNKDDKANKNDKNNKDVYTDYYRNYNHKKPQYAILCLGLCFPFETDEMEALEYALTC
- a CDS encoding PIR protein, with product MDAEICKQFKNVWEDFPDTLSSEDYQFKSDERSKTYCNNIKCDNNVEKIHAVCLFLFNALLGSSSFKSNGNSNINIVEYIMIWLSYMLSSIKNTGNSSSLQFFFSVYINGGNYYSNYKNLIDKNNYFLNMDKSIISKFYNAFKSLCNLYIQIDKDNHNCKNYLKDDNEFIKKYEELKKDSNITKNDSYSQLLSTLLNDYNKLKDKCSDTSSSSSIANKLFIVLSIFGAIAILLGVSYKYSLFGFRKRFKKQQIREKIKNIKKKMNQ